One Polaribacter reichenbachii genomic window, GCTGGAAAGAGTACGAATTAGAATTATTGAGAGATAAGAATGATAACGTAGTTATTATTTGTTCTATAGAAAATATGGATCCTATGGGAATTCATACTGGAGATTCTATAACTGTAGCTCCAGCAATGACACTTTCTGATAAAACTTACCAAAAAATGCGTGATATGGCGATACATATGATGCGTTCTATTGGAGATTTTGAAGGTGGTTGTAATGTGCAATTTGCAGTTTCTCCTGATGAAAAAGAAGAAATTATTGCTATAGAAATTAATCCACGTGTATCTCGTTCATCAGCTTTAGCTTCTAAAGCAACAGGTTACCCAATTGCAAAAGTGGCTACAAAATTAGCTATTGGTTATTCTCTTGATGAATTAGAAAACGGAATTACAAAATCTACATCTGCTTTATTTGAGCCTACTTTAGATTATGTAATTGTAAAAATACCTCGTTGGAATTTTGATAAATTCGAAGGTTCAGACAGAACTTTAGGTTTACAAATGAAAGCGGTTGGAGAAGTAATGGGAATTGGTCGTTCTTTTCAAGAAGCACTACACAAAGCAACTCAATCTTTAGAAATTAAAAGAAATGGTTTAGGAGCAGATGGTAAAGGTTATACAGATTACAACCAAATTATAGATAAATTAACCAACGCAAGTTGGGATCGTGTTTTTGCAATTTACGATGCAATTGCTATGGGAATTCCTTTATCAAAAATATATGCTATCACAAAAATTGATATGTGGTATCTAAAACAATACGAGGAATTATTTCAATTACAGAAAGAAATTTCTAAATATTCTATAGATACTATTAATAGAGATTTATTATTAGAAGCAAAGCAAAAAGGTTATGGAGATAGACAAATAGCACATATGCTAGATTGTTTAGAGAGCGAAGTTTATAATAAAAGAGATGAATTAAAAGTACAAAGAGTTTTTAAATTAGTAGATACTTGTGCTGCTGAATTTAAAGCAAAAACTCCTTATTATTATTCAACTTTTGAAAACGAGATTGAAACGCCAAATGGAGAAATTACTATTGCAAATGAAAGTATTGTTACAGAAAAAAAGAAAATTATAGTTTTAGGTTCTGGACCAAACAGAATTGGACAAGGAATTGAATTTGATTATTGTTGTGTACATGGGGTTTTAGCGGCTGCTGAATGTGGTTATGAAACGATCATGATTAATTGTAACCCAGAAACGGTTTCTACGGATTTTGATACTGCTGATAAATTATATTTCGAACCTGTTTTTTGGGAGCATATCTATGACATCATCAGACACGAAAAACCAGAAGGTGTTATTGTACAATTAGGAGGACAAACTGCATTAAAATTAGCTGAAAAGTTAACTAAATACGGAATTAAAATTATAGGAACTTCTTTTGAAGCTTTAGATATTGCTGAAGATAGAGGAAGATTCTCATCTATGTTAAAAGACAATAAAATTCCTTATCCAGAATTCGGAATTGCAGAAACTGCAGATGAAGCTTTAACTTTAGCAGATGAATTAAATTTCCCAATTTTGGTAAGACCTTCTTATGTTTTAGGTGGTCAAGGAATGAAAATTGTAATCAATAAAGAAGAGTTAGTAGAACATGTAGTTGATTTATTGGGTAGAATGCCAAATAATAAATTATTGTTAGATCATTACTTAGATGGAGCAATTGAAGCAGAAGCTGATGCAATTTGTGATGCTGATGGTAATGTGTATATTATTGGAATTATGGAGCATATCGAACCTTGTGGAATACATTCAGGAGATTCTAATGCTACTTTACCAGCCTTTAATTTAGGTGATTTGGTAATGCAACAAATTATAGATCATACAAATACAATTGCAACAGAATTAAAAACAGTAGGTTTAATTAATATTCAGTTTGCGATTAAAGATGATGTAGTTTATATTATTGAAGCAAACCCAAGAGCTTCTAGAACTGTACCTTTTATAGCGAAAGCATATAAAGAACCTTATGTAAATTATGCTACAAAAGTAATGTTAGGAGAAAAGAAAGTAACGGATTTTAACTTTAATCCTCAGTTAGATGGTTATGCAATTAAGCAACCAGTTTTCTCTTTCAATAAGTTTCCGAATGTAAATAAGAAACTAGGTCCAGAAATGAAATCTACTGGAGAAAGTATTTTATTTATTGATAGCTTAAAAGATGATGATTTTTACGATTTATATTCAAGACGTAAAATGTATTTGAATAAATAGAGTTTTCTATTTTGATATTTTAAAAAAGCATCCAAATTTATTTTGGATGCTTTTTTTAGTTAGATAAAAGCGAAGTTTTATTCAAATAAAATATCAACTTACAATTAATTAAAATTAAACTCATTTTTTTGAGACTAAAAAAAATAAAACTACTTTGCAATCACAAAAGAAAAGTATGGAAAAGTTTGATGTTGTTATTGTTGGTGCTGGTACTGCAGGCATAATTTTAGCAAGAGAATTAGGGAAATTTAAAAAGAAAACTCTAGTTTTAGATAGAAAAAAAGATCTTTTAGAATTCTCTTTTAACACTTTAGGTAGTTTTATAGATTTAGATAAGTTTGGTTTAACTACAAATGTTGTTGCTCAAGATATTCATACTGTTTGTTTCCATTCTAATAGTGTAAAAAGAAATTTAAAAACCAATTTATACGTTTTAGATAAGAAAAAAGTACACGAAGAAATTATAAATAGTGTAGATAAAAATTACGTAACTTTTTTAACAGGAGTAAATATAAAGAACATCAATAAAGGTGAAAATGGTAATTTTTTGTCTGTGGTTGATAAAGATAAAAACGAGTATTTAGGAACTGTTTTTGTTGATGCCTCTGGTACAAATGGAATTATCAGTAAAAAGGTAGGTTTAATAGCTAAGAAAACTCTATTAGCTACAGGTGTTGAATATAATGTAGCTTATAAAGGTGATAAAACTGAACTCCATTTGTTAATGGGTAAAGATTATCAAGGAGGTTATGGTTGGATTTTTCCTTTAAAAAACAAAAGAGCCATAATTGGTTTTGGTACGTGTGATGATGATATTGTGAAAGATTTAAAAAATCGTTTACATAGAATTTTAGAATTACCTAAAATTAAGAAATTAGTACAAAAGGATAATGATAACGTAGAAGGAGGTAGTATACCAATAACTCCTGTTTTAGATAAGTTTGTTGTTAATAATTTAATTTGTGTTGGTGATTGTGTTTCTCAAGTAAACCCTATTGTTGGTGAAGGTTACAAGTTTATTTTTGAAGCTGCAATTATGGCGAGTAAAGCCATTAATAAATCAATAGAAGAAAATAATATTGATATTTTAAAAGATTACGAAACAACTTGGAAAAATAGATTTTTGCTGAATTATCAACGCTCAAAACGTGCGCAAGAACGCTTTTTTAAATACTCTAAAAATAATTTATTGATGGATTATACTTTATTTATATCCAAATTT contains:
- a CDS encoding NAD(P)/FAD-dependent oxidoreductase, with protein sequence MEKFDVVIVGAGTAGIILARELGKFKKKTLVLDRKKDLLEFSFNTLGSFIDLDKFGLTTNVVAQDIHTVCFHSNSVKRNLKTNLYVLDKKKVHEEIINSVDKNYVTFLTGVNIKNINKGENGNFLSVVDKDKNEYLGTVFVDASGTNGIISKKVGLIAKKTLLATGVEYNVAYKGDKTELHLLMGKDYQGGYGWIFPLKNKRAIIGFGTCDDDIVKDLKNRLHRILELPKIKKLVQKDNDNVEGGSIPITPVLDKFVVNNLICVGDCVSQVNPIVGEGYKFIFEAAIMASKAINKSIEENNIDILKDYETTWKNRFLLNYQRSKRAQERFFKYSKNNLLMDYTLFISKFISDERCVRSLSGEYGLENEV
- the carB gene encoding carbamoyl-phosphate synthase large subunit; the protein is MPKREDLKSILIIGSGPIVIGQACEFDYSGSQSLRSLREDGIETILINSNPATIMTDPSMADHVYLLPLTTKSIIQILKEHPQIDAVLPTMGGQTALNLCIEADDKGIWEDFNVKLIGVDIDAINVTEDREQFRELMKKIGVPMAPQETATSFLKGKEIAQEFGFPLVIRSSYTLGGAGASIVYDPKDFDELLSRGLEASPIHEVMIDKAMMGWKEYELELLRDKNDNVVIICSIENMDPMGIHTGDSITVAPAMTLSDKTYQKMRDMAIHMMRSIGDFEGGCNVQFAVSPDEKEEIIAIEINPRVSRSSALASKATGYPIAKVATKLAIGYSLDELENGITKSTSALFEPTLDYVIVKIPRWNFDKFEGSDRTLGLQMKAVGEVMGIGRSFQEALHKATQSLEIKRNGLGADGKGYTDYNQIIDKLTNASWDRVFAIYDAIAMGIPLSKIYAITKIDMWYLKQYEELFQLQKEISKYSIDTINRDLLLEAKQKGYGDRQIAHMLDCLESEVYNKRDELKVQRVFKLVDTCAAEFKAKTPYYYSTFENEIETPNGEITIANESIVTEKKKIIVLGSGPNRIGQGIEFDYCCVHGVLAAAECGYETIMINCNPETVSTDFDTADKLYFEPVFWEHIYDIIRHEKPEGVIVQLGGQTALKLAEKLTKYGIKIIGTSFEALDIAEDRGRFSSMLKDNKIPYPEFGIAETADEALTLADELNFPILVRPSYVLGGQGMKIVINKEELVEHVVDLLGRMPNNKLLLDHYLDGAIEAEADAICDADGNVYIIGIMEHIEPCGIHSGDSNATLPAFNLGDLVMQQIIDHTNTIATELKTVGLINIQFAIKDDVVYIIEANPRASRTVPFIAKAYKEPYVNYATKVMLGEKKVTDFNFNPQLDGYAIKQPVFSFNKFPNVNKKLGPEMKSTGESILFIDSLKDDDFYDLYSRRKMYLNK